A single genomic interval of uncultured Desulfobulbus sp. harbors:
- a CDS encoding SurA N-terminal domain-containing protein, protein MLNIIRKNAQSIVIQAVVVIIAVVFVFWGVGSKLRNSSNAMAVVNGKEIGFREFKQSYDRAVEQYKEQFGGQLPEKLLESIHLKEQVLNQLVQRELLRQGAEKVGIRISREATQRKIKTIPAFTQNGHFDLDQYKTVLEHNRLSPNTFESGIHDDLLISRATDLIGSFADMPGAEMDNWLAYIDQEIKLAYAVITPEQYADKVEVTDDALKTWYEAHKLNYKTAPQVKLAYLSFAYADAAKSEAVSDEDLQAYYQAHLANYQVPEKRRARHILFRVEEDASDEVKAAKKAEAQKVLEQIRQGADFAAMAQKYSDDSSKERGGDLGFFSRGQMVPAFEDSSFSLKPGEVSQVVETPFGYHLIKVEEVQPEKTRGFAEVKEDIRQQLAQKDAQSTAFKNASTTYEAIIRAGSLDKYSEKGGGDIRHTDFFAQDNPPKMDMAGDSTFLQAAFALRKGELSSIVETAKGYAIIFAEDVKEPQMPELAAVRERVVADFTREKSSELARSAAESSLAKAKEAGAWPEGLEKKESAFVKRIGDPAGIPEPIRKDAFSRLGIAAFPDQVLSEGASFSLYQILDSRIGKSELDGAKRKRFEEQLLASQKNILLTSWLGQLRKDAKIWINTQMLQ, encoded by the coding sequence ATGCTGAATATCATTAGAAAAAATGCCCAATCCATCGTCATTCAGGCGGTGGTGGTCATCATTGCCGTTGTCTTTGTCTTTTGGGGAGTCGGATCCAAGCTGAGGAACTCCTCCAATGCCATGGCAGTGGTCAACGGCAAGGAGATCGGTTTCCGGGAGTTCAAGCAGAGCTACGACCGGGCGGTTGAGCAGTACAAGGAGCAGTTTGGCGGCCAGTTGCCGGAGAAGCTGTTGGAAAGCATCCACCTCAAGGAGCAGGTGCTCAACCAGTTGGTGCAGCGGGAGTTGCTGCGTCAAGGGGCCGAGAAGGTCGGAATTCGGATCAGCAGGGAGGCCACCCAGCGCAAGATCAAGACCATTCCCGCCTTCACCCAGAATGGGCATTTTGATCTGGATCAATACAAGACCGTGCTTGAGCACAATCGGCTTTCGCCCAATACTTTTGAAAGCGGCATTCATGATGACCTCCTTATTTCCCGGGCGACCGATCTCATTGGCAGCTTTGCGGATATGCCCGGAGCGGAGATGGATAATTGGCTCGCCTATATCGATCAGGAGATCAAGCTCGCCTATGCGGTGATCACCCCGGAGCAGTACGCGGATAAGGTGGAGGTCACTGACGATGCATTGAAAACCTGGTACGAGGCCCATAAGCTCAACTACAAGACAGCCCCGCAGGTCAAGCTGGCCTATTTGAGTTTTGCCTATGCCGATGCCGCCAAATCCGAGGCGGTCAGCGACGAGGATCTGCAGGCCTATTATCAGGCGCATCTGGCAAATTATCAGGTTCCTGAGAAACGACGGGCACGCCACATCCTCTTCCGTGTGGAGGAAGATGCCTCCGATGAGGTGAAGGCCGCGAAAAAGGCGGAGGCGCAAAAAGTGCTGGAGCAGATCCGCCAAGGTGCGGATTTTGCCGCGATGGCCCAAAAATACAGTGACGACAGTTCAAAGGAGCGCGGTGGTGACCTCGGTTTTTTCAGTCGCGGGCAGATGGTCCCTGCCTTTGAAGACAGCTCTTTTTCCCTGAAACCGGGGGAAGTCAGCCAGGTTGTCGAGACGCCCTTTGGCTACCATCTGATCAAGGTCGAGGAGGTCCAGCCGGAGAAAACCCGTGGTTTTGCCGAGGTCAAGGAGGATATTCGTCAACAGTTGGCCCAGAAAGACGCGCAATCAACGGCCTTTAAGAATGCCTCGACCACCTACGAGGCCATTATCCGGGCAGGCAGTCTGGACAAATACAGTGAAAAAGGCGGGGGCGACATCCGCCACACCGATTTCTTTGCCCAGGACAACCCGCCCAAGATGGACATGGCCGGTGACAGTACCTTCCTCCAGGCCGCCTTTGCCCTGCGCAAGGGAGAGTTGAGTTCCATTGTCGAGACCGCAAAGGGGTACGCCATTATCTTTGCCGAAGATGTCAAGGAACCGCAGATGCCGGAGCTGGCAGCCGTGCGGGAGCGCGTTGTCGCCGATTTTACCCGGGAAAAGAGCAGCGAGCTTGCGCGGTCGGCGGCCGAGTCCTCTCTGGCCAAGGCCAAGGAGGCAGGTGCCTGGCCGGAAGGGCTGGAGAAAAAAGAATCGGCCTTTGTCAAGCGCATCGGTGACCCCGCAGGGATTCCCGAGCCCATACGCAAAGATGCCTTTAGTCGTCTTGGCATTGCCGCCTTTCCGGATCAGGTCCTGAGCGAAGGGGCATCCTTCTCCCTGTATCAAATCCTTGATTCCCGTATCGGAAAAAGTGAGCTGGATGGCGCCAAGCGGAAACGTTTTGAGGAGCAGCTGCTCGCTTCCCAGAAAAATATCCTGCTGACCTCCTGGCTTGGTCAGCTGAGAAAGGACGCCAAGATCTGGATCAATACCCAGATGCTGCAATAG